One window from the genome of Alnus glutinosa chromosome 13, dhAlnGlut1.1, whole genome shotgun sequence encodes:
- the LOC133855077 gene encoding ATP synthase subunit delta', mitochondrial, with translation MFRQASRDLARTLRARARPYSTDLPAGPTTETAFVESWKKVIPNIEPPKTPSHFMQPRPPTLSSIPSKITVNFVLPYASELSTKEVDMVIVPATTGQMGILPGHVPTIAELKPGILSVHEGNDTTKYFLSSGFAFIHANSVADIIAIEAVPIDHIDPSFVQKGLAEFTQKVSSATTELEKAEAQIGVEVHSALNFALSG, from the exons ATGTTCCGGCAAGCTTCACGCGACTTGGCTCGAACCCTGAGGGCTAGAGCGAGACCCTACTCTACGGACCTCCCGGCCGGGCCCACCACAGAAACGGCCTTCGTGGAGTCGTGGAAGAAGGTCATACCCAACATTGAACCTCCCAAGACTCCCTCCCACTTCATGCAGCCCCGCCCGCCCACCCTCTCCTCTATCCCTTCCAAGATCACCGTCAACTTCGTCCTCCCCTACGCCTCCGAGCTCTCCACCAAGGAG GTTGACATGGTTATAGTTCCAGCAACAACCGGCCAAATGGGCATTTTGCCTGGACATGTGCCTACAATCGCGGAGCTGAAGCCTGGAATCCTGTCGGTGCATGAAGGAAATGACACGACTAAGTATTTCCTTAGCAGTGGGTTTGCTTTTATCCATGCTAACTCTGTTGCTGACATAATTGCTATAGAGGCCGTTCCAATTGACCATATTGACCCGAGCTTTGTCCAGAAGGGCCTTGCAGAGTTCACCCAGAAGGTCAGTTCGGCCACAACTGAGTTGGAGAAAGCTGAAGCCCAGATTGGTGTCGAAGTTCACAGTGCTCTCAACTTTGCCCTCTCAGGCTAA